In Rhineura floridana isolate rRhiFlo1 chromosome 1, rRhiFlo1.hap2, whole genome shotgun sequence, the following proteins share a genomic window:
- the LOC133387603 gene encoding TP53-regulated inhibitor of apoptosis 1-like, whose amino-acid sequence MEMKREYDQCFNRWFAEKFLKEEGGDSSGGDPCAQLFKCYQLCVRKAIKEKDIPIEGLEFMGRSRGKSENSS is encoded by the exons ATGGAGATGAAGCGGGAGTACGACCAGTGCTTCAACCGCTGGTTCGCTGAGAAGTTCCTGAAGGAAGAGGGCGGTGACAGCAGTGGAGGCGACCCCTGCGCCCAACTCTTCAAGTGCTACCAACTCtgcgtcaga AAAGCTATTAAGGAGAAAGACATACCCATTGAAGGGCTGGAATTCATGGGCCGCAGCAGAGGAAAATCTGAAAACTCTTCCTGA